CAGTTACTACTGGTAGTACAACCAACAAATACACATCATAGAACTTAGTACTTATCGGTTATCACACATCACTTTGTACTGATCATACAACCAGAAGATACTCTGAATACACATCATTAGTCATGGTTACCACTGGCAGTAAAAAATGCCATCCAGCCAGAATGGTTTCTTGGTGTAGGAGCAGCTGATGAACCTCCAGGAGATGATGATGAAGCTCCAGCAGCAAATCTTGTGGCAAGAGCAGATGATGATGAACCTCGAGCAGCAAATCTTGGGGCAGGAGCATATGATGATGAAGCTCCAACAACAAATCTTGGGGTAGTAAAAGGCCTATTAACACTGCCACTAGTTCTTGATCTTCTGGTTGATCTTGCACGGGGAGGCTGTGATCTTGCTTCCTTCCTTGGTCTTGCAGGTGCAGGTTCTGCTCTTGTAGTTGCATGTGCAGGTTGTCCACTTCTAGCCTGTAATAATTGATTGAACACATGAACATAATAGTTGCAAagcaaataaacacaaaagaaaatACTTGGAAAGCACATTATGAGAAAATGTGCTTACCacatgcttgtttttcctcagagcCAACTTTGCTCTCAACTCTTATCTGCAGTTGGTgtacctgtggccttggagcccacAGTTGCTGCATGTTATAGTGGCCATTCTTGAACTGTCCTTTGGTTTTGGAACCTCAAATTTTCCCTttattctcttctctttctttcttcccctcttcacATGAAATGTGGGTGGCTCTATGTCTGGTCCACTTGTCCTTGTCCAATCATGTTCACCAGCATTCTGGAAATTTGCATAGAGATGtctaaggaaaaatctttgatggCAGTTTGGGAATACTTGATTTACTGCATTTAGCAGCCCCTGATCACATAGCATCCTAAATTTAGCTACTATAGAACTACAAATGCAGAActtaatagaaatgcaaaagttaATACAAATGcagcaaagcacataccttctgTCTATCAGACATGATAGTATAAGGACCAAATTTGCCAATTTCACCTCCTAGACatatcttcaattggtgtagaaaCCAACACCAGTTAGCTGTGTCCTCCTGTCCAACTATAGCAAATGCAAGTGGGAAAATATTGTTATTGCCATCTCTTCTAGTGGCAGCAAGGATTTCAGCACCAGTTGTCAGCTTAATGAAGCATCCATCAACACCTGTTCATGGAAACCACAAAACAATTTAAGTCTATAAAGCATTGCTAAACAATTAAAATTAATGATACACAATAAAATAATGACTAACCAATGGATGGTCTGcatccattcagaaatccctccCTTGCTCCATTGATGCAGAAGAACATAGCATGAAACCTAGGTGCTGGATGTGGTATTTTTGTAGTAGGTTTAGAAGTAACTGTTGTGACTACAACTCTACTACCAGGGTTTGTATCCATGATGGTATGAGCATAATCCCTAAGTCTAGGATACTGCTTCTTGTGCTCTCCTAGCACAACTTCTACAACAAGGTTTTTTGCCctataggccatgtgccttcGCACATCAACACCATAATTCTCCCTACAATTATCCATCAAAGTGTTTATGCTAGTGCTGGGATCAGACCTGAACAATGACTCATAGGTCTTAGCTAGCCACTTTGCACTAATCCTTGATTTCTCTGTGTTGGTAGGGAAAGTGTGCTCGAGCCTCATTTTCTTAATAGCAAAGGCCTTCTCCCCTTTGATAACTGCAGCAACAATGCAAAACTGGCAATGATCTTGCTTACAACAAGCAATGATCCTTTGGTCTGAGTTTCTGTGATACCTAAAGTCTCTGGCCTGTGTGATGTGCAAGCTCAACAAAGCTTCTATGAATTGATGTTGATCCTTAAAGCACATGTACAGACATAACTGCTGATGTGGATGCTCAAGTTTGTCATTGTACCAGATCCTTGGTTTTCTTTTCTTGGCCCTACTCTTCCTCCCTTTAGGTAGCACAAATGAGGGTGGCTCAtgtccatcatcatcatcctcaaacAACAAGcaatcatcttcttcatcttctgaAGGAATGAAATCGGGTATCACATCCTCTAACACACTACAATGTGACCTAGTAGTGGGGCCTTTCCTCCTAACTTCAAGTTTCTTCCTCCTTTCTGGAGATTTTTGCATTTGAGGCTCTTCTGTTGCAAaaacatcctcatcttcctgctcAAACAAATCCTCAACATCAGTGTCACCCTCATAATGTaatatttcctcatctgaatttTCATCTGAATCTTCAGATTTATctacatcttcttcctcctctcctaatTGTGAGCTGTTATCTGAATTGTTATCACTGTCATATGCATCATCACTACTATTATGTGACTGTTCAAACACTGGCTCCTCCTCAATTATAGCATTCAGATTGTCCTTTCTGAAGTTTATGCTCTCTTGGGTGCAAAAAGCAGTAGGCTGACTAGGGTTGCTATGGAAAACTACACCTTCTGGATCAACAACAAGAACTGTAGGCTCACTAAGATCATAAAGAACAGGTGGTTCATAAACTATTGCTGCTAATTTATCCTCTTCAGTTCCTGCACTTGCTGCTAAATAAGTTGTTGTTGACCTCACTAGCAAGTTGAGAACTAAACTGTGGTTCAATTCCTTTTTTAGTTCCTGCAGTTTGATGTTTGTGTCAATCAAATCTAAACcctgctctctctcctctcctattccTAAATTCCTCATGTGATATAACTCATCTGACAAATAAAAACCTTGTGTTTGCAACACTACATACAGGTTCAGAAATGTAACATCTGAGCTACACAACTTCATATTAATATTTGGTTGAGAATCAAAGTGAATCCTCAGTTCCCAAACATCATCATTCAAACTACAGTTCAGACATAAAAATTCAGATAAGCACATAAGCATCAAAATTCAGATAAGCACATAAGCATATAGACAGCAAAATTCAGATAAGCACATAAGCAACAACCATATAAATTCAGATAAGCAAATAGACAACAAAATTCAGTCAAACTATAAGCATATAAAGCACTTGTTGTATATAAAGCACTTGTTGTCTTTCTATCAGTGTCACCCTCACTTGCTGTCTTTCTATCAGTCAAACTATAAGCATATAAAGCACTTGTTGTCTTTCTATCAGTGTCACCCTAAATTGTTGTCTTTCTATGAGTCAAACTATAAGCATATAAAGCAACAAACAGACATATCGAGTCTAGGAGCACTGGTTAACACTACACAACCAACAGACAACCTCTAGCATTGATACAACTAGCCTCTACCATTCATACAACccaaaaaagaaagaataaaattgGCAGTGTTCATCAGTGACTTACATCATGCCGCCACCAGCACCACTGGTCCAGTGATGGCTACTGCTAGGGTTGGCGACCCAGATCTCCGCCATCTTCACCCTGTCCTCCATGGACAGCGCCGCCTCCTCCAAATCCTCATCCTCCGAACCAGCGCCGGAGGAGTGGTTCGAACTGTAGCCGCCATCGTCGACAGCCAGACCTACGTGGTCATCTACCCCGAGGCCGGGGAGGTCTCCGTAGCTGCCAGCAACGTCACCGCCGTTGGGATTCGCCGTCGCCATCGTCGGAGAGCCgcacagagagggagaggggagagcaaGGCTAGGGTTCGAGCGAGAGAAGAGCTTGGTCCGGttcgaccaggttcgagcgagaTGGTCGGGTTCGACCAGGTTCGAGTCAGTGACCAAGACGGTACGTGTACGCCACCGTGGAGAATGACATGCGGGCCCGCTACGTCAGATACATCGTCAATACGTGTTAGACGGCTGTCAGATCGTATTGCAACAATTAGGCTATGAGATGgtagtgacacaaaaaaaagactatTGATACCAATGCATTACATGATGcccaagtgtggtagcaccctgcAATTATCTCGATTTACTTCATATTGAGTAAAAGAAGGCAAAAAAAAAAGTTGTCATGCTTCACACTAAAGTTGTCGTTCTGAGTAATTAAACTTGCCATCAGGACGGACTTGCTTCATGCCACACGTGTGTGACACTTATTAGGGTCGAAAACTTTGATAATTACATAGTATTCCTCTCATCCTGTTTCACTTTACTGCATGAGAAAGCATTTATATTCTCCGATCTTCACATTTGTATTTACATGTATAACTTGTATATCAGACCTTCTGCATGCTTCTTTGGTACACCCAAGTCTGGTTAGTTGAACAACATTGGGCCACCCATTGGCCATCAATTAGTGTTTCATTAGTCTCTTGCCATCCGCATCATCTCTTGAGCCTGAAAAACCTGGTCATTCTGCCCAAAACgccagcctcctcctccttcctgctGGCCGCAGACGGCTCCTCCACGGGATCCTTGAAGCCGGCCTTGTCGCTGAGCTCCTCGACGGCGTTGACGAGGTTCCCAAGCCGCGCCACGAACTCGATGAGCAGCGACGCGAAGGTGCCCAGCGATAGCGCGCTCGCGCTCTCGTACGCCCTCGCCTCCGCGGCCTCGAACAGCGGCATCCGGTGGTGCCACGACCCCTGGGACTTGAGCGCCAGACCGTCCGCCAAAGACATGGGCACCGAGTCGAACCGGGCGAGCGTCGTGTTTGAGTCCGACTTGTGCACCGGAGGGATGCTGACGCCGGCGGCCCGGGCGAGGGCCGTGCTCGACTCCGACTTGTGCAGTGGAGGGATGATGACGCTGGCGGCCCGGGCGAGGGTCGTGTTCGACTCCGACTTGTGCAGCGGAGGGAGGCCGACCCCGGCGGCCCGGGCGGGGGTCGCGTTCGACTCCAACTTGTGCAGTGTAGGGACGTTGATGACGACGGCGTGCTCCGGCGCCTCATTTTCGCTGGAGGCTCCGGCTCCtgcaggggtggtggtggaggcggcggtgtcctCCCCCCAACGCTCCGTGTTGACGAGGAGGTAGGACCGCTGGTCGATCTTGGTCTGCAGCTCCTCAGCGGCGTGGAGGACCTCGGCGAGGATGTTGGGCGAGCTCAGCCTGGTCATGGTCTTCACCCGGTGGCCGAGCTCCCGCagcaccttggccgcctcctcgccCACCCTGTGGAGCTCGGCGCTGAACACCTTCCTGTTCTCCGGCGTCGACTGGATCTCCGACAGTATGCACCCGTGCAGCGCCATGACGGCGAAGGAGCAGTGCCTCAGCGCGCCGCCAACCTTGGTGTAGCTCTCCCAGGGGTACTTCATCATCTTGTATGGCCCGTGCGGTGGCTCCCATATAGCAAACCCCAGCTGCATGCAAACAGAGCACCACAACCATGTTAATCAGAAGCACGCAAGCAAAACCTAGAGCGAATGAAGCTCGAGCAAGAAGAAGAACACAGACCAGTGTTTCCTCTTGCGTCTGTGCCTCGACAACCGCCCTGTACCCACTGTACACAGGGTCATCGGAAGCTTGGTACGTGAGAATCTTGGAAGGAATCCTTTCGTACTCCATGCATGTCAGGTATCCATTGACGCATCCTGCAACAATAACCAGCAACCAAAGCGGTTTTCAGGCCATAGAAACAAACCAGAGCGCAGGCCACTCTAAACAATTCTGACATTTCAATCTTGTGCTTTGGTGAATGCATGCATGATCATACGTACGCAGTACTACCTTCTAGGGATTTAGCGACTCCGCCAAAGTTCTTGGCCACCAGGTGGTGCAGGTCCTCTCCCGCCCAGATGGGGTATATGCCGATGTTCACCGCGAGACTGACGGCGGCGCCGATGACGATGAGCAGGAACCGGCTCACGGCCGTGCCGCCGACGAACTCGCCCGTGTTGTACCCGGCCACCGTGACGTAGCAGAAGGTCAGCAGGAAGACGCGGAGGCCGTACTCGTACGGCTTCATCTTGGGGTGTACCTTTATCAAGGTTGTACCGAACCCTGCAGGCAATCATAATAATCAGTATGGGATACGCTCGTACTTCACTAGTAATAAGAGTACCGTGTTAGTGTGCATGATGCTTTGATACTCAAGCTTGTTTTGGTAGGGGGAAATATAGGGTGGTAGTAACGGACAGGGATCAGGTGACATGCACGTTTGCATGTCACCGTGTGCCTTGCGACCAAAATTTAAATTTAAACattatgaaatttttaaaaaaaatcatgcatgttcataacacatattaagataacccctaaaaaattcagatcaaaattcgaAACATACATCGAGAAACAAAAAAGGTATGTTTCTCGATGTATGTTtcgaattttgatctgaattttttaggggttatcttaatatgtgttgtgaacatgcatgatttttttagattttttcgcAATGTTTAAATTTAAATTTAGGCCGCAAGGTACACGGTGACATGCAAACGTGCATGTCACCTGCACCCTGTCCGGTAGTAACACACACATGCTCCCAGTTTGAATATGTCAAATTCAGATGTCCCATGTGTCTACAACCATTAAAAATTCAAAACCAAATTCGAAAAACACATGGAGAGATAAACAATACAAATCCAGATGTGAATAGTGTGGTTTTGACACTATTCATCCTTTTGTCTGTCTTTACTGAAACTATTCATGTTGGATTTCCGTTTCAAAAAAAACAATTCATGTCGGATTTCGTTTCAAAAAAAACATGTTGGATTTTTtgtccttttgtttttctttgtgtaTTTCATTttggatctgaaattattatgagtTCTAGACACATGTGTTGTGAACATTCGTAAGAAAAAAACCCAAACATTTTGAAACTGGtaaatttaaaattttcaaactgGGAGTATAGGAGCATTTGAGTGGTGTTATCAGCTGATATTCACCTGGGAGCACTCACCAACAGCGAAGGTGATGATGATGAGAAACACTATATCCAGGTCGCCCATGTGCCTTGCCGATTCAGCAACTGCTAGAGCAAGCCCACCTGCCGTCAGAGTCCCCAATCCTCTGTTAAGGCCTTTGCTCAAGGTTGCACctgcgtggagaagacaaaaaataaATCAACCAATACTGAATATGTGTATAAGCACCAGATAGTTAAATGATCATAGCACATTTCTttcttgctctttcataacacccCTAAGATAGAAGTTTCTTACTAGCACTGCCATCCCCTCCGTTTCAGCGTATTATATGCAAATAGTACTATAGCACCGGGTTAATTTGCTGGATTGTTCCAGCATTATCACGTATCAGGTTTCAATGTAAAATC
This genomic stretch from Hordeum vulgare subsp. vulgare chromosome 6H, MorexV3_pseudomolecules_assembly, whole genome shotgun sequence harbors:
- the LOC123405660 gene encoding aluminum-activated malate transporter 5-like gives rise to the protein MASLPPLLPEQRTLRAALDQRGGLGEPLLSCHSWGHGPNAYEAPGDGPLRRAAAAVRAAGWELWTFSRKDPRKPVYAAKVATALALITLLVFLREPSDIVSHSVWAILTVVVVFEFSIGATLSKGLNRGLGTLTAGGLALAVAESARHMGDLDIVFLIIITFAVGFGTTLIKVHPKMKPYEYGLRVFLLTFCYVTVAGYNTGEFVGGTAVSRFLLIVIGAAVSLAVNIGIYPIWAGEDLHHLVAKNFGGVAKSLEGCVNGYLTCMEYERIPSKILTYQASDDPVYSGYRAVVEAQTQEETLLGFAIWEPPHGPYKMMKYPWESYTKVGGALRHCSFAVMALHGCILSEIQSTPENRKVFSAELHRVGEEAAKVLRELGHRVKTMTRLSSPNILAEVLHAAEELQTKIDQRSYLLVNTERWGEDTAASTTTPAGAGASSENEAPEHAVVINVPTLHKLESNATPARAAGVGLPPLHKSESNTTLARAASVIIPPLHKSESSTALARAAGVSIPPVHKSDSNTTLARFDSVPMSLADGLALKSQGSWHHRMPLFEAAEARAYESASALSLGTFASLLIEFVARLGNLVNAVEELSDKAGFKDPVEEPSAASRKEEEAGVLGRMTRFFRLKR